The following coding sequences lie in one Candidatus Peregrinibacteria bacterium genomic window:
- a CDS encoding UbiA prenyltransferase family protein, translated as MKKRFQISNYTRLLRIGQWYKNLLIFIPLLFAMPGEVHTLPSLIIGFICFCAVSSITYMINDWVDREADRLHPTKKNRPLASGEISGKTAIIIGIILSLIVISGSFYLGSFYAYIVATYFIMTNAYSLGLKNIPVLDLIIIAGNFMLRTLAGMTIFTDTHSLPYFVGIFSVIIIFLTHKRRSDIKLLGGEAAAHKPVLKFYTERNSYLIRLLGYLGIFYAAYILYTDGTSLQKLIPILALVIFISTLLSKKPHLAINPHHIFKKRI; from the coding sequence ATGAAAAAAAGATTCCAAATCTCAAACTACACACGCCTACTGCGCATAGGACAGTGGTACAAAAATCTACTTATCTTCATCCCATTACTTTTTGCAATGCCTGGAGAGGTCCATACCTTACCTTCACTGATAATAGGATTTATTTGTTTTTGCGCCGTGTCTTCTATCACATATATGATCAATGACTGGGTAGACCGCGAAGCCGACAGGCTGCACCCAACTAAAAAAAATCGCCCACTTGCCTCAGGGGAAATTAGCGGAAAAACAGCAATAATAATCGGCATTATACTTTCACTGATTGTAATTTCCGGCAGCTTTTATCTAGGGTCATTCTATGCGTATATCGTCGCTACATACTTCATTATGACGAATGCATATTCGCTTGGTCTCAAAAATATACCGGTACTCGACCTCATAATTATCGCTGGAAATTTTATGCTCCGAACTCTTGCTGGCATGACCATATTTACTGATACTCACTCTCTGCCTTATTTTGTGGGAATTTTTTCTGTCATAATTATATTCCTTACTCATAAACGTCGAAGCGACATCAAGTTGCTCGGCGGCGAAGCCGCCGCCCACAAACCAGTACTTAAGTTTTATACAGAAAGAAACTCATACTTAATCCGCCTACTTGGCTATTTAGGGATTTTTTATGCCGCATATATTTTGTACACAGATGGCACATCCCTCCAAAAACTCATACCTATTCTCGCACTAGTTATCTTCATCAGCACTCTTCTTTCAAAAAAACCGCATCTCGCCATAAATCCACATCATATTTTCAAAAAAAGAATATAA
- a CDS encoding diacylglycerol kinase family protein has translation MKKVLVIYNPISGAKARRDVEGILKDEIEKNGYSYTWFGTLPRPKQPLEKLFKESFHRIIVVGGDGTVAEVADFLIQQKIKTPMVIVPRGTANLLAITLGISLISVRRAVSMGLQQNGRPIDAMHVNKKHYALTAIGKGYDAFVMKNTTRAAKKRWGLLAYIYTFAKHYFFHRSHAYDLTIDGKKHHTIAKSIVVFNALPIPIVKIGGKVNPNDGLLNIAIFNPRLFRATTLATFTGKNITIHSDEDCEFDLDGELIHGHTVSIEVIKSALNIVYTKKF, from the coding sequence ATGAAAAAAGTACTCGTTATATATAATCCTATTTCCGGAGCAAAAGCTCGCAGAGATGTCGAGGGTATCTTAAAGGATGAAATAGAAAAAAACGGCTATTCTTACACTTGGTTTGGAACACTCCCGCGTCCGAAACAACCCTTGGAAAAACTTTTTAAAGAATCTTTTCACCGCATAATCGTGGTCGGTGGGGATGGGACGGTCGCAGAGGTGGCGGACTTTCTTATTCAACAAAAAATCAAAACTCCAATGGTTATAGTGCCGCGCGGCACAGCCAACTTGCTCGCGATAACACTTGGGATTTCTCTCATAAGTGTGAGGCGGGCAGTTAGCATGGGGCTCCAGCAGAATGGCCGTCCAATTGACGCAATGCATGTAAATAAAAAACACTATGCGCTAACCGCTATCGGAAAGGGCTACGATGCATTTGTTATGAAAAACACTACAAGAGCAGCAAAAAAAAGATGGGGACTACTCGCCTATATCTATACTTTTGCGAAGCACTATTTTTTCCACAGATCTCATGCGTATGACCTAACTATCGATGGTAAAAAACATCATACTATCGCAAAATCTATTGTTGTTTTTAACGCACTACCAATACCTATTGTAAAAATAGGTGGCAAAGTAAACCCAAATGATGGACTACTAAATATCGCTATTTTTAACCCAAGGCTTTTTCGAGCCACGACGCTTGCGACCTTCACAGGTAAAAATATCACCATTCACTCTGACGAAGATTGTGAATTCGATTTAGATGGAGAATTGATTCACGGCCATACCGTATCGATAGAAGTAATCAAGTCAGCCTTGAATATTGTGTACACTAAGAAATTTTAA
- a CDS encoding YiiX/YebB-like N1pC/P60 family cysteine hydrolase: protein MGILYKIISNIFFGYGLAGFAFLILVMRIFYPYHRVAAVIVYLISWIPFVISYYQKRQLFEKGELMVRQWLIQFWPHMIFVVCLAIFIYSLYVIFPVSSPLSKLPSVELKAEIQSDSAALVYLDRDLEDLLKQMEAQEIFTRDGKTLIAESGEVRKLWEGVIGDMIEVDLIKNKYKGFPHINRFTRLAEHSDAFTLAYAAFMTQYKYGLKLSSLAKENSSLIVMLNEGGQVIPEESYDKLVFQLTLAKNLLRLNAGRLYLPFVRDNVADTKGLLILADSGIKVVDSSLLEYPALIVKNPLKILESKAFDLWFPVQKNIALQTSYMKFSTRDYIITPQVIQNYIGVLQPGDIFLERREWHATNVGIPGYWSHAAMYTGTLEEMEEYFSGVSELQGMSVAEYLGKNYPKAYETLGGMYEDGFAHRVIESKRPGVILTSLEHSAGGDSLGVFRAKNIDKAEQFKVLISAFQHLGKGYDYNFDFTTDETLVCSELIYKAYKSISKVNLELEDFNGRLILSPNSIAEKYDKEYGSDKAELDMVFLLKGNEKTKKVVEGTEEELRQSWTWPKWHIADDYLSGDK, encoded by the coding sequence ATGGGAATTTTATATAAAATAATTAGTAATATTTTCTTTGGCTATGGATTGGCAGGTTTTGCATTTCTTATCTTGGTTATGAGGATTTTCTATCCTTATCATAGGGTAGCTGCAGTAATAGTTTATCTGATTAGTTGGATTCCTTTTGTGATTTCTTATTACCAAAAACGTCAGTTATTTGAAAAAGGTGAACTCATGGTAAGGCAATGGTTGATACAATTTTGGCCACATATGATATTTGTTGTTTGTTTGGCGATTTTCATTTATTCACTTTACGTTATCTTCCCTGTATCTTCGCCTCTTAGTAAACTTCCAAGCGTAGAACTGAAAGCTGAAATTCAAAGTGATTCCGCTGCTCTTGTATATTTAGATAGAGATCTTGAGGATTTGCTAAAACAAATGGAAGCTCAAGAAATCTTCACAAGAGATGGTAAAACTTTGATAGCAGAGTCGGGGGAGGTTAGAAAACTTTGGGAGGGTGTGATAGGTGACATGATAGAAGTTGATCTTATAAAAAATAAATATAAGGGGTTTCCCCATATCAATCGCTTTACTAGACTGGCGGAACATTCGGATGCATTTACTCTCGCATATGCTGCTTTTATGACTCAGTACAAATACGGTTTAAAACTTTCAAGTCTTGCTAAAGAAAACAGTAGTTTGATCGTCATGTTAAATGAAGGTGGGCAGGTGATCCCGGAAGAGAGTTATGACAAGTTGGTTTTTCAGTTAACTTTGGCAAAGAATTTACTTCGTCTCAACGCAGGACGTTTGTACCTTCCATTTGTCAGGGATAATGTTGCTGATACAAAAGGACTTCTTATTTTAGCAGATAGTGGGATAAAAGTTGTAGATTCTTCATTACTTGAATACCCTGCATTGATAGTGAAAAACCCATTAAAAATACTTGAAAGCAAAGCATTTGACTTATGGTTTCCAGTCCAAAAAAACATAGCTCTACAGACTAGTTATATGAAGTTTTCAACTAGAGATTATATTATCACTCCGCAAGTTATACAAAATTATATTGGTGTCTTGCAGCCTGGGGATATATTCCTTGAGCGTAGAGAGTGGCATGCAACAAATGTAGGAATTCCCGGGTATTGGTCACATGCTGCTATGTACACGGGGACTCTTGAAGAAATGGAAGAATATTTCAGCGGAGTTTCAGAGTTGCAAGGGATGTCGGTCGCAGAGTATTTGGGGAAAAATTATCCAAAAGCATACGAAACTTTGGGAGGGATGTATGAAGATGGTTTTGCTCATAGGGTTATAGAATCCAAAAGGCCTGGAGTTATTTTAACTTCGCTTGAGCACAGTGCCGGTGGGGATTCTCTTGGTGTTTTTAGAGCGAAAAATATCGATAAGGCAGAGCAGTTCAAGGTTTTGATATCGGCATTTCAGCATCTGGGAAAAGGCTATGATTATAATTTCGACTTCACTACAGATGAGACTCTTGTTTGTTCAGAATTAATATACAAGGCATACAAATCTATTTCGAAGGTTAATCTAGAGCTAGAGGACTTCAATGGAAGGTTGATTTTATCACCAAACAGTATCGCAGAAAAATACGATAAGGAGTACGGATCGGACAAAGCGGAACTCGATATGGTTTTTCTACTCAAAGGAAATGAGAAGACAAAAAAAGTAGTAGAAGGGACGGAGGAAGAACTCAGGCAAAGCTGGACATGGCCGAAATGGCACATCGCCGATGATTACTTGTCAGGGGATAAATAG
- a CDS encoding deoxyguanosinetriphosphate triphosphohydrolase, whose translation MLYTLQELMDMEEGNLRPYAVCSKKSKGRVHKEREDLLDINGVASDKPPRLPFQKDRDKIMHCRAFRRLQGKTQVFVAHFGDHFRTRLTHSIEVAQVSRDLARNLGLNEDLAESVALAHDLGHTPFGHSGQDALNECMQEYGLNFEHNEQSLRIVDKLEDIYPHFKGLNLSHEVREGMMKHQTSSDNSGAKIIAHPSLEGQLVNLADEIAYNNHDIDDGLRAGLLTLQELAKLELWQRALAHTHAKYGNDISQRHLISRTISATISLMIRDVLEYSTKLIEEYNIQTLEDVYAYGKPLISFSPEMLTLNANLKSYLARTFYASKQVLELSYKGQGVIKTLFTYYMQNEAEFPGSHNPNEPLAIRIKDYIAGMTDEFAEETRAKIKNV comes from the coding sequence ATGCTATACACATTACAAGAACTCATGGATATGGAGGAAGGGAATCTTAGGCCTTATGCGGTTTGTAGCAAAAAATCAAAAGGCAGAGTTCATAAAGAAAGAGAAGACCTGTTGGATATAAATGGAGTGGCGTCTGACAAACCGCCTCGACTGCCTTTTCAAAAAGATCGTGATAAGATCATGCATTGCCGTGCCTTCCGAAGACTCCAAGGTAAGACGCAAGTATTTGTTGCACATTTTGGAGACCATTTTCGAACTAGGCTCACACATTCTATCGAAGTCGCACAGGTCAGCCGTGACCTAGCACGCAATCTTGGGCTAAATGAAGATCTTGCAGAATCCGTGGCTCTCGCACACGACCTCGGGCATACGCCCTTCGGCCACAGTGGGCAAGATGCACTCAACGAATGCATGCAAGAATATGGACTAAATTTTGAACACAATGAACAAAGCTTACGAATAGTCGATAAGCTCGAGGATATTTACCCACATTTCAAAGGGCTCAACCTGAGCCATGAGGTTCGTGAGGGTATGATGAAACATCAAACTTCCTCCGATAATTCTGGTGCGAAAATCATCGCTCACCCAAGCCTCGAAGGGCAACTCGTAAACCTAGCTGATGAAATCGCCTACAACAACCATGACATAGACGATGGGCTTCGCGCCGGACTGCTCACACTCCAAGAACTTGCAAAACTTGAGCTTTGGCAACGCGCTCTCGCACACACTCATGCGAAATATGGTAATGATATTTCACAACGACATCTGATTTCCCGAACTATAAGTGCGACGATTTCCCTCATGATTCGTGACGTCCTGGAATACAGCACGAAACTCATAGAAGAATATAATATCCAAACTCTCGAAGATGTCTACGCATATGGTAAACCGCTTATTTCATTTAGCCCTGAGATGCTGACCTTGAATGCCAACCTCAAAAGCTATCTCGCGCGCACATTCTACGCAAGCAAACAGGTGCTCGAACTCTCATACAAAGGGCAAGGAGTTATCAAAACTCTGTTTACATATTATATGCAGAATGAAGCGGAATTCCCCGGTTCACACAACCCAAATGAACCACTTGCTATCCGCATCAAAGACTACATCGCCGGCATGACTGATGAATTTGCAGAAGAAACGAGAGCGAAAATTAAAAACGTCTAA
- a CDS encoding tyrosine-type recombinase/integrase, with translation MKLLEAIDKFLRYCEVGKNQSGKTVENYAHYLHRFVDFLDDRGGSEIPERFDMANLTLDMVEDYQLYLNRYVTEDGVAGNKKGKKLTKKTQSYHLIALRALLKYLVKIDVSSLSPEKIELPKIGARSVECLSREEVEMLFGAVDMLAKSGPRDRAMLEMLYSTGLRVSELVHLNRADINLDRREFMVRGKGDKPRLVFLSQRAADIIKRYLITREDNFEPLFVSYSRGKSEDTMYGGRRDITKGEGQRLSTVSVQEVARRHGRLAGIVKPVTPHKLRHSFATELLRSGADIRSVQEMLGHSSITTTQVYTHVTNKHLKEIHEKFHK, from the coding sequence ATGAAACTACTCGAAGCGATTGATAAATTTTTGAGATACTGTGAAGTTGGGAAAAATCAATCCGGTAAAACTGTTGAGAATTATGCTCACTACTTACATAGGTTTGTGGATTTTTTGGATGATCGCGGAGGGTCGGAGATCCCGGAGCGATTTGATATGGCAAATTTAACGCTCGATATGGTTGAGGATTATCAATTGTATTTGAATAGATATGTTACGGAAGATGGGGTTGCTGGAAACAAAAAAGGAAAAAAACTTACTAAAAAAACGCAGAGTTATCATTTGATCGCGCTTCGCGCGCTGCTCAAATATTTGGTGAAAATCGATGTATCGTCTCTCTCTCCGGAAAAAATTGAACTCCCAAAAATAGGGGCGCGAAGTGTCGAATGCCTGAGCCGAGAAGAAGTAGAAATGCTTTTTGGTGCAGTGGATATGTTGGCGAAATCCGGTCCGCGAGATCGCGCTATGCTTGAGATGCTTTATTCGACCGGGCTTCGTGTGAGTGAGCTTGTACATTTAAATCGCGCTGATATCAATCTTGATAGGCGTGAATTTATGGTACGTGGTAAAGGGGATAAGCCTCGGCTTGTATTCTTATCTCAGCGCGCCGCAGACATAATAAAAAGATATCTTATTACTAGGGAAGATAATTTTGAGCCTCTTTTTGTTTCATATAGTCGTGGTAAATCAGAGGATACTATGTATGGGGGACGGAGAGATATTACAAAAGGAGAGGGTCAGAGGCTTTCGACTGTGAGCGTGCAGGAGGTGGCTCGCCGACATGGTCGGCTCGCCGGCATAGTTAAACCCGTGACTCCGCATAAGCTTCGTCACTCCTTCGCAACAGAACTCCTTCGCTCCGGCGCCGATATTCGCTCTGTCCAAGAAATGCTTGGCCATAGCTCAATCACAACGACACAAGTTTATACGCACGTCACAAATAAGCACCTCAAAGAAATTCACGAAAAATTCCACAAGTAA
- a CDS encoding ATP-binding cassette domain-containing protein → MISFEGVTKIYGNNRVLNNINLKISEGEFVSIVGVSGAGKTTLIEALIGNLKLEAGKIMANGVTVTNLNQKDLQTFRRTVGVVFQDFQLLPNKTVEENVAFAMEVCGEEDFEIFARVHEVLALVDMVQNKDQFPHQLSGGEKQRVAIARALVHNPRIVIADEPTGNLDPHQSEEIVKLLMRINEYGVTVILATHDKSLVNIAEKRVITLHDGEIVSDWQQGKYDAEILILEKEIGGIEIITVE, encoded by the coding sequence ATGATTTCATTTGAAGGGGTTACAAAAATTTACGGAAACAATAGGGTTCTAAACAATATAAATCTCAAGATTTCAGAGGGTGAATTTGTTTCGATCGTTGGGGTCTCCGGCGCAGGGAAGACGACTCTTATTGAGGCCCTTATAGGGAATTTGAAACTTGAAGCAGGGAAGATCATGGCAAATGGAGTTACGGTGACAAATTTAAATCAAAAAGATCTTCAGACTTTTCGGAGGACGGTTGGAGTTGTGTTTCAAGATTTTCAATTATTGCCAAACAAGACTGTAGAGGAAAATGTAGCTTTTGCTATGGAAGTGTGTGGAGAAGAGGATTTTGAGATCTTTGCACGGGTGCACGAAGTACTTGCCTTGGTTGATATGGTTCAAAACAAAGATCAATTTCCGCATCAGTTGTCGGGTGGGGAGAAGCAGCGTGTTGCAATAGCGCGAGCACTAGTTCACAACCCACGTATTGTTATAGCAGATGAGCCAACTGGGAATTTGGACCCACATCAATCGGAAGAAATAGTGAAATTACTAATGCGTATAAACGAATACGGAGTGACCGTAATACTTGCAACTCATGACAAAAGCCTTGTTAATATTGCAGAAAAAAGAGTTATTACTTTGCATGATGGTGAGATCGTAAGTGATTGGCAGCAAGGTAAGTATGATGCGGAGATTTTGATACTTGAAAAAGAGATTGGTGGGATTGAGATTATCACGGTGGAATAA
- the purL gene encoding phosphoribosylformylglycinamidine synthase subunit PurL: MTLPNKYFKDGELKEQLQVTELSDEDLRTALGENKISMTVDEARHLPGILGRNPTLTEAILWGIQGSEHCSYRSSRKFLKDLPTSGPTVMLGPSEDSGVVKFATVDGKDYGIIMSHESHNHPSQVVPYEGAATGVGGIIRDILCMGGRPIAIADPLRFGDIDRNHTKTIANDVVSGISGYGNPIGVPNLAGDVYFNDSFDDNCLVNVVALGVLSRDELIHSFVPEEAAREKYDIIIVGKPTDNSGMGGAAFASADLKEEDKEANKGAVQEPNPFLKRHIIESTCDLFKTLKETGNLDKIGFKDMGAGGNVCASVEQVERVGLGAEVDIAKVHTSMEGLHPSVIALSETQERLCWMCHPSLTQMILDHYNVKWDLPKASKGAKASLVGKVKEGNYVLKCGDQILVDAKPSDITEGIRSERAYSEPKREFIEPEFKAPLSKMSSNNIRTEGELTDVFLNILSSENICSRRPIYENYDKVVQGQTVIQSGEADAGVMAPLRNRSEFMTRDSDGKSVYHDATRIGISLTVDSNPRQSRISPYWSAANAVCEGVRNTAAVGASPIAFTDCLNYGNPEKPEQMWEFTEGVRGIAEAAKAIPLKDYPNDCLPCVSGNVSFYNESPNGPVDASAVIGTLGRMDDAFKAVTMQLKNSGSLLYMIGERKDELGASEYYQQLGQLRDKSPWLGANVPKADFKKVAEESYALTDLIDQELVLASHDISDGGLAVAIAEMALGGNADGQLGVEVSLDENDLRFDKYIFSETGGFVIEVDPTHQEVVETLLNDRNIFFTQLGGTLDDPYFVLKTEKGDEEGEMISLPLEDMAIAWGSSLRKKLK, from the coding sequence ATGACTCTCCCAAATAAGTATTTCAAAGATGGTGAGCTGAAAGAGCAGCTGCAGGTCACAGAGCTTTCTGATGAAGACCTAAGGACTGCGCTCGGGGAGAATAAAATAAGTATGACAGTTGATGAAGCTCGGCATCTCCCGGGTATTTTGGGGCGTAACCCAACTTTAACTGAAGCAATACTTTGGGGTATTCAAGGCTCTGAGCATTGTTCATATAGATCTTCTAGAAAATTTCTAAAAGATCTGCCAACTAGTGGGCCAACAGTTATGCTTGGGCCATCGGAGGATTCCGGAGTTGTGAAATTTGCAACTGTAGATGGTAAGGATTATGGGATTATAATGTCTCATGAATCACATAATCATCCGTCCCAAGTTGTGCCATACGAAGGGGCCGCTACAGGAGTCGGAGGGATTATCCGTGACATTTTATGTATGGGCGGACGACCTATAGCGATTGCTGATCCGCTTCGTTTTGGTGATATTGATAGAAATCATACAAAGACAATTGCAAACGATGTAGTAAGTGGGATCTCCGGTTATGGTAATCCTATAGGAGTTCCAAATCTTGCAGGGGATGTGTATTTCAACGATTCTTTTGATGATAATTGCCTTGTGAATGTCGTAGCTCTTGGAGTTCTAAGTAGAGATGAATTAATACATTCGTTCGTGCCGGAGGAAGCGGCGAGAGAAAAATATGACATTATAATAGTCGGGAAACCTACTGATAATAGTGGTATGGGCGGAGCGGCATTTGCATCGGCAGATTTAAAAGAAGAGGATAAAGAAGCGAATAAGGGTGCTGTGCAAGAGCCAAATCCATTTTTGAAACGTCATATTATCGAGTCTACTTGTGATCTTTTTAAAACTCTAAAAGAAACAGGAAATTTAGATAAAATCGGATTCAAAGATATGGGTGCAGGTGGAAATGTATGTGCGTCGGTAGAGCAAGTTGAAAGGGTTGGGCTTGGAGCGGAGGTCGATATTGCGAAAGTTCATACAAGTATGGAGGGCTTACATCCATCGGTTATTGCGCTTTCTGAGACGCAGGAGCGACTTTGCTGGATGTGTCACCCAAGTTTAACTCAGATGATACTTGATCATTACAATGTTAAGTGGGATTTACCAAAAGCGTCAAAAGGTGCGAAGGCATCTCTCGTTGGAAAAGTTAAAGAAGGGAATTACGTACTCAAATGTGGAGATCAGATTTTGGTTGATGCGAAGCCGAGTGATATTACAGAAGGTATCAGATCTGAGCGAGCATATAGCGAGCCAAAAAGGGAATTTATAGAACCGGAATTCAAAGCACCACTTAGTAAAATGTCATCAAATAATATTCGAACAGAGGGTGAACTCACAGACGTATTTTTAAATATCTTATCTTCGGAAAACATATGTTCGCGGCGTCCGATCTACGAAAATTATGACAAAGTCGTGCAGGGACAGACGGTTATCCAGTCAGGCGAGGCGGATGCAGGTGTTATGGCGCCGCTCCGTAATCGCTCAGAATTTATGACACGCGATTCAGACGGAAAATCTGTATATCATGACGCTACACGCATTGGTATTTCGCTTACAGTTGATTCAAACCCACGTCAGTCTAGGATTTCTCCATATTGGTCAGCTGCGAATGCGGTATGCGAAGGTGTGCGAAATACCGCAGCTGTAGGGGCGTCTCCGATAGCATTTACGGACTGTCTTAACTATGGAAATCCGGAAAAGCCTGAGCAAATGTGGGAATTCACAGAAGGTGTAAGAGGCATCGCGGAAGCGGCAAAAGCAATTCCACTTAAAGATTATCCTAATGATTGCCTTCCATGTGTCTCCGGAAATGTGAGTTTTTATAACGAATCACCAAATGGGCCCGTCGACGCCTCTGCAGTTATAGGTACGCTTGGTCGTATGGATGACGCATTTAAAGCTGTGACTATGCAGCTTAAAAATTCAGGCTCCCTGCTCTACATGATCGGCGAGCGTAAAGATGAACTCGGAGCTAGCGAATATTATCAACAACTAGGTCAACTTCGAGATAAATCACCTTGGCTTGGTGCAAATGTGCCGAAAGCAGATTTCAAAAAAGTCGCTGAAGAATCTTACGCACTTACCGACCTTATAGATCAAGAGCTTGTACTGGCATCTCATGACATCTCTGATGGCGGGCTTGCGGTAGCTATTGCCGAGATGGCTCTTGGCGGAAATGCGGATGGGCAGCTTGGAGTTGAGGTAAGTTTAGACGAAAACGATTTACGTTTCGACAAATACATCTTCTCAGAAACGGGAGGATTCGTAATCGAAGTTGATCCTACTCATCAAGAAGTAGTTGAGACATTGTTAAATGATAGAAATATATTTTTCACACAACTCGGTGGAACTTTGGATGATCCTTACTTCGTTCTCAAAACTGAAAAAGGTGACGAAGAAGGTGAAATGATTTCTCTTCCACTTGAAGATATGGCAATTGCTTGGGGTAGCTCACTTAGAAAAAAACTTAAATAA
- the purQ gene encoding phosphoribosylformylglycinamidine synthase I, which translates to MKRIAILQFPGINSEYETKRAVDDAGMEGVIFRWNESPVELAAFDGFIVPGGFAYEDRGRAGLIASLDSIMDVIRSEVAKGKPLLGICNGAQIVVETCMVPGDGKLELCLANNKRIKDGEIVGTGFINFDVTLRATASPGRCAFNIGIESDSLHYAPIAHGEGRFTTTNLETLSRIENNDQIIFKYCDANGEVVDNYPINPNGAFKNAAAICNEAGNVMAIMPHPERAFSAPIPEVFTSMRTYLEEYYDKGKAMIPETATTHKSDYSRLTLAPFHNRTSHFEILVDLIITDNTAETFTNTLNLMGFEVSTKRQTHYTVFYDESSKNSPLEMATLLISSGELLNTNKEFARVKIGEKTYQFNPNSGEIDELFTPLHKGVLQLYSKDREDFFGQSKTEKIQKHLVGKNPKCSGFKFVVQGVLWTVDYLDSTIPEDHDANIDALLKTNIFANPHSQELLKYS; encoded by the coding sequence ATGAAACGCATAGCAATACTACAATTTCCGGGAATCAACTCAGAATACGAGACTAAGCGCGCAGTCGATGATGCAGGTATGGAAGGTGTGATTTTTCGTTGGAATGAGTCACCGGTAGAGCTTGCTGCATTCGATGGATTTATAGTGCCGGGAGGCTTCGCTTACGAAGACCGTGGTAGGGCGGGGCTTATTGCATCACTTGATTCGATTATGGATGTTATACGGTCAGAAGTAGCAAAAGGTAAGCCGCTCCTTGGGATATGTAATGGTGCTCAAATCGTTGTTGAAACATGCATGGTTCCCGGGGATGGAAAACTTGAATTATGTTTGGCAAATAATAAACGTATCAAAGATGGCGAAATAGTAGGAACAGGGTTTATAAATTTTGACGTTACTCTCAGGGCAACGGCATCACCTGGTCGCTGTGCTTTTAATATCGGTATAGAATCAGACTCGCTACATTATGCGCCAATCGCACATGGAGAAGGGAGGTTTACAACTACAAATTTAGAGACTTTATCTCGAATAGAAAACAACGATCAGATCATTTTCAAATATTGTGATGCAAATGGGGAAGTAGTAGATAATTACCCTATCAATCCAAATGGTGCCTTCAAAAATGCCGCCGCAATATGCAATGAAGCCGGAAACGTTATGGCTATTATGCCGCACCCTGAGCGCGCTTTTAGCGCGCCTATTCCGGAAGTTTTCACTTCAATGCGCACATATCTTGAAGAATATTATGACAAAGGAAAAGCCATGATTCCGGAAACAGCGACTACTCATAAGAGTGATTATTCGCGCTTAACGCTCGCACCATTTCACAATAGAACTTCTCATTTTGAAATCTTGGTAGACCTGATTATCACTGACAATACGGCTGAGACTTTTACAAATACACTTAATTTAATGGGATTTGAAGTAAGCACAAAACGTCAAACTCATTATACGGTTTTCTATGATGAATCTTCAAAAAACTCACCACTTGAAATGGCAACCCTGCTCATATCTTCAGGTGAACTTCTAAATACAAACAAAGAATTCGCTAGGGTAAAGATTGGCGAAAAAACGTATCAATTTAATCCAAATAGCGGAGAGATCGATGAACTTTTCACCCCACTTCATAAAGGGGTTTTACAACTATATTCAAAAGATCGCGAAGACTTTTTCGGTCAGAGTAAGACAGAAAAAATTCAAAAACACTTGGTCGGCAAAAATCCGAAATGTAGTGGCTTCAAATTCGTAGTGCAAGGTGTTCTTTGGACGGTAGATTATCTGGATTCAACTATTCCTGAAGATCACGATGCAAATATTGACGCCCTCCTCAAGACAAACATTTTCGCAAATCCACATTCCCAAGAATTGTTAAAATATTCATGA
- the purN gene encoding phosphoribosylglycinamide formyltransferase codes for MKKPFYIIVLASGNGTNLGAIIEAKNSRKLQNVEILGVISNRDAGALEKGREYGCPTVLLPSKGKTPEQYDEELIKMIVELEDLESEAVGKEVRVDLICLIGYMNILTPEFIQDFEGKIINVHPSLLPHYGGKGMYGDAVHEAVLASGDKETGMTIHYVTEEVDAGEMILQVSVSVEADDTIETLRQKVQAEEKLGYVEVLKRLSSGS; via the coding sequence ATGAAAAAACCTTTTTACATCATAGTGCTCGCTTCCGGAAATGGCACAAATCTTGGTGCTATTATTGAAGCTAAAAATTCAAGAAAACTTCAAAATGTAGAAATACTTGGGGTTATTTCAAATCGTGATGCGGGAGCTCTGGAAAAAGGTCGAGAATATGGCTGTCCTACAGTGCTCCTCCCTTCAAAAGGAAAAACTCCTGAGCAGTATGATGAGGAGCTTATCAAGATGATAGTTGAGTTAGAAGATCTTGAATCGGAAGCGGTTGGTAAAGAAGTGCGAGTTGATTTAATTTGCTTGATTGGATATATGAACATTCTTACACCTGAATTTATTCAAGATTTCGAAGGGAAAATAATAAATGTTCACCCTTCGCTTTTGCCGCACTATGGAGGCAAGGGGATGTATGGAGATGCCGTGCACGAGGCGGTGCTCGCAAGCGGAGACAAAGAAACCGGAATGACAATTCATTATGTTACCGAAGAAGTGGATGCCGGTGAAATGATATTGCAAGTGTCAGTTTCGGTTGAGGCGGATGACACTATAGAAACTCTACGTCAAAAAGTTCAGGCTGAGGAAAAACTCGGATACGTTGAAGTATTAAAAAGATTGTCTTCCGGGAGCTAA